One window of Dyadobacter sandarakinus genomic DNA carries:
- a CDS encoding metallophosphoesterase, with translation MQSFLRTGWILFLLSALVSCAGYKTYLSDEGKGWESNAPAPGLVLKHTMYLIGDAGNDSPESRAPVLEYLRARLGDEPASSSILFMGDNIYEYGLPPADDSAARKVAEFRINSQLETLDNFKGRPIFIPGNHDWRGWGVKGLKRQEKYIQKYLNERRGKKDKDDWEDYFLPLDGCSGPEVVELNDNVVVIVVDSQWWLTDWDRDSRINEGCEIRNREHFRFIFENVVRKYRSKQVVIAMHHPPYTYGPHGGRFTIKQHIFPLTELNPKLYIPLPGLGSLSALFRAGIGSRQDVANKLYRELRAAVLAGARKNGNFIFASGHEHTLQYIENDGQSFIVSGSGSKNSPVSLGKGSQFATSSLGYSTLLFYEGGETWVNYWQVQPDGREAKLVYRKKINGRQVAAVPDSTNYASYHAHADSVQSRVSSTPVKPVGGFHRFLFGEHNRALYLQSYPFATLDLNKEKGGLVPVKQGGGNQTNSLRLRAADGREYVLRGLTKDVTRFLPFPFNQMVAARYLVEDNFLSTNPFAPLSMPVLADAAQVYHTNPRLVYVPAQPALNMYNPVFGGTMNLLEERPDGKKWKNASYFGRPDKIIGTPELVEKLLESSADRVDEHWALRTRLFDFIVGDWDRHDDQWAWAAIRQKDDQTLYRPIPRDRDQAFSMYDGVVTGIARLTLPFLRQLQSFSPEMASMKWTTWSARLFDRTFLNGLSWEEWEKQVHFIQTNLTDDVIDRAFDNWPAEARAIASPALIRSMRTRRDNLMHIARTHYEFVSKTVAVIGTDENERFIIERLDDDHTRVSVFELGREGRVKRQHFLRTFDHAVTHELVLYGNGDKDEFVVKGKVNKGIRLRLVGGTGRDTFTDSSRVSGAGRKTWVYDDLGNNVVNSGSETRDKRSSLYRYNVYDRRNADSNYDITIPIPILGANPDDGFLLGANLNMTRYGFKKEPYASVQHFGGSYAFATKGFKINYTGDFIDALRPFDFYLDTYYRGPTYAFNFSGLGNASQRPVDDADYYRVRQTALRLYPALKKRFGGHTGFVSLGPVFALSKIQDTPGRYITSHENGLPANVFNTRYFGGGRLQLDLSSVDNIFAPHSGIRFHSGLDWTHNFQNGRQFAALQAQLAVYFSLDQKENVTVATQVGTGVNFGTGYEFFQMPALGGNQGLRGYRTERFYGKSSLWHSTDVRFRLGSSYNPALPLSYGLFASFDYGRVWLPGEHSGNWHDSYGGGLWLAPVDILTLAAGVFIPKEKSEEKPRIAFRIGYWF, from the coding sequence ATGCAATCATTTTTGCGGACAGGCTGGATCTTATTCCTCCTTTCAGCCCTGGTATCATGTGCCGGGTACAAAACCTACCTGTCCGACGAAGGAAAAGGCTGGGAAAGCAATGCACCCGCACCTGGCTTGGTACTCAAACATACGATGTACCTCATTGGTGATGCAGGCAATGACTCCCCCGAAAGCCGCGCACCTGTACTCGAATATCTCCGCGCCAGGCTGGGTGATGAGCCGGCAAGCAGCTCCATTCTTTTTATGGGCGATAATATTTACGAGTATGGTTTGCCGCCTGCCGACGACTCTGCCGCCCGCAAAGTTGCCGAGTTTCGCATCAACTCGCAGCTTGAAACGCTCGATAACTTCAAAGGCCGCCCCATTTTCATACCCGGGAACCACGACTGGCGGGGATGGGGTGTGAAGGGTCTGAAGCGCCAGGAAAAATACATTCAGAAGTACCTTAACGAACGCCGCGGCAAAAAAGACAAGGACGATTGGGAGGATTACTTTTTGCCGCTCGACGGCTGCTCCGGCCCGGAAGTAGTGGAGCTGAACGACAATGTGGTCGTGATTGTGGTGGACTCGCAGTGGTGGCTCACGGACTGGGATCGTGACAGCAGAATCAATGAAGGTTGTGAGATCCGGAACCGTGAACACTTTCGATTTATTTTTGAAAATGTCGTACGCAAATACCGCAGCAAGCAGGTGGTAATCGCCATGCACCATCCTCCGTATACTTACGGCCCGCACGGCGGACGCTTTACAATCAAGCAGCATATCTTTCCGCTCACGGAGCTTAACCCGAAACTTTATATTCCATTGCCGGGCCTGGGCTCATTGAGCGCATTGTTCAGGGCCGGTATTGGTTCGCGCCAGGATGTAGCCAACAAGCTGTACAGAGAACTGCGCGCCGCCGTGCTTGCAGGAGCCAGAAAAAACGGGAATTTTATCTTTGCCAGCGGCCATGAACATACACTCCAGTACATCGAAAATGACGGGCAATCCTTCATCGTGAGCGGCAGCGGGTCAAAAAACAGTCCGGTAAGTCTGGGCAAAGGATCGCAGTTCGCAACATCGTCCCTCGGCTACTCCACCCTGCTATTTTACGAAGGTGGCGAAACCTGGGTCAACTACTGGCAGGTGCAGCCCGACGGCAGGGAGGCCAAACTTGTTTATCGAAAAAAAATCAATGGGCGACAGGTAGCAGCAGTTCCCGACTCCACAAATTACGCCAGCTACCATGCTCATGCAGATTCGGTGCAAAGCAGGGTGAGTAGCACGCCGGTGAAACCTGTGGGAGGGTTTCACCGGTTTTTGTTTGGTGAACACAACAGAGCCCTGTACCTGCAATCCTACCCGTTTGCCACGCTGGATCTGAATAAAGAAAAAGGCGGCCTGGTACCCGTAAAGCAGGGCGGCGGCAACCAGACCAACTCGCTGAGGTTGCGGGCAGCGGACGGACGCGAGTATGTGCTTCGCGGGCTGACCAAAGATGTTACCCGCTTTCTGCCTTTTCCATTCAATCAGATGGTAGCGGCCCGGTACCTGGTCGAAGACAATTTTCTTTCTACCAATCCATTTGCACCATTATCCATGCCCGTGCTTGCGGATGCGGCGCAGGTGTATCATACCAATCCCAGGCTCGTGTATGTGCCGGCCCAACCCGCACTCAATATGTATAATCCGGTTTTTGGAGGTACAATGAACCTGCTGGAAGAGCGGCCCGACGGTAAAAAGTGGAAGAATGCTTCCTATTTTGGGAGACCGGACAAGATCATCGGAACCCCTGAGCTGGTTGAAAAACTGCTGGAAAGCAGTGCAGACAGGGTCGACGAGCACTGGGCCTTGCGCACACGGCTTTTTGATTTTATCGTGGGCGACTGGGACCGTCATGATGATCAGTGGGCCTGGGCGGCTATCCGCCAGAAGGATGACCAGACCTTGTACCGGCCCATTCCCCGGGACCGCGACCAGGCTTTTTCCATGTACGACGGTGTCGTGACCGGCATTGCCAGACTTACCCTGCCTTTTTTGCGCCAGCTGCAAAGCTTCAGTCCTGAGATGGCCAGCATGAAATGGACTACCTGGAGTGCCCGCCTCTTCGACCGTACTTTCCTGAATGGTCTCAGTTGGGAGGAATGGGAAAAACAGGTTCACTTCATCCAGACCAACCTGACCGACGATGTTATTGACCGGGCATTTGACAACTGGCCTGCCGAGGCACGTGCGATCGCCTCACCTGCACTCATCCGCAGCATGCGCACACGCAGGGACAACCTGATGCACATTGCCCGCACCCACTATGAATTTGTAAGCAAAACAGTTGCTGTCATTGGTACTGACGAAAATGAGCGTTTTATCATTGAGCGGCTCGACGATGATCATACGCGGGTAAGTGTGTTTGAGCTGGGCAGGGAAGGCCGGGTAAAGCGCCAGCATTTCTTGCGGACGTTTGACCACGCGGTAACGCACGAGCTGGTACTCTATGGCAATGGCGATAAGGATGAGTTTGTTGTAAAAGGTAAGGTAAACAAAGGCATTAGGCTCAGGCTCGTGGGCGGGACGGGCAGGGATACGTTCACCGACAGCTCGCGGGTCAGCGGAGCGGGCAGGAAGACCTGGGTTTATGACGATCTGGGAAATAATGTGGTGAACTCTGGCAGCGAAACCAGGGACAAGCGCAGCAGCCTGTACCGCTACAATGTTTACGACCGCAGAAATGCCGACAGCAACTACGACATTACCATTCCGATCCCAATCTTAGGCGCTAACCCCGACGATGGATTTCTGCTGGGAGCCAACCTGAACATGACCCGGTACGGTTTCAAAAAAGAGCCCTATGCCTCTGTCCAGCACTTTGGCGGGAGCTATGCGTTCGCTACCAAAGGATTTAAAATCAATTACACAGGTGATTTTATTGATGCCCTCCGGCCTTTTGATTTTTACCTGGATACCTACTACCGTGGCCCTACCTACGCATTCAACTTTTCCGGGCTGGGAAATGCGTCGCAGCGCCCGGTTGACGATGCAGATTATTACCGTGTGCGGCAAACCGCATTGCGGCTTTATCCCGCATTGAAAAAACGCTTTGGCGGTCACACGGGCTTTGTGTCGCTGGGGCCTGTTTTTGCCTTATCCAAAATCCAGGACACGCCGGGCAGGTACATCACCAGCCATGAAAATGGTCTTCCGGCGAATGTATTTAACACGCGTTATTTCGGAGGAGGCAGGTTGCAGCTTGACCTCAGCAGTGTTGACAATATTTTCGCCCCTCACTCAGGCATCCGCTTCCACAGCGGATTGGACTGGACGCATAATTTTCAGAACGGACGCCAGTTTGCAGCACTGCAGGCACAGCTGGCTGTTTATTTCAGTCTGGATCAAAAAGAAAATGTGACCGTGGCAACGCAGGTAGGAACAGGGGTGAACTTTGGCACCGGATATGAGTTTTTTCAAATGCCTGCGCTGGGAGGGAACCAGGGTTTGAGAGGGTACCGTACCGAGCGTTTTTATGGCAAAAGCAGCCTTTGGCACAGTACCGACGTGCGGTTCAGGCTGGGCAGCAGCTACAATCCGGCACTGCCGCTCAGCTATGGCCTGTTTGCAAGCTTCGACTATGGCCGCGTGTGGTTGCCCGGCGAGCATTCCGGCAACTGGCATGACAGCTATGGTGGTGGACTCTGGCTAGCACCGGTGGATATCCTTACGCTGGCGGCGGGCGTATTTATTCCCAAAGAAAAATCCGAAGAGAAGCCCCGGATTGCATTCAGGATAGGATATTGGTTTTGA
- a CDS encoding DUF4142 domain-containing protein, translating to MFITLFTGCKDGDRSDGLVSEADRQFISQSADAGLFQVNAGQIAASQAMFPAVAAYGQQMTEAYTPIQTSLKALAVERKISLSATLSREEQGRLDSLATTPENLFDSTYMDMMARHHLSQQRLYNQAATNASDNALKEWAASQLPAIVNRLDKAKAMHDTLVSSR from the coding sequence ATGTTCATAACCCTCTTCACGGGCTGCAAGGATGGTGACCGGAGCGACGGACTGGTGAGTGAGGCCGACAGGCAATTTATTAGTCAGAGTGCTGATGCCGGGTTATTCCAGGTCAATGCGGGACAAATTGCTGCGAGCCAGGCGATGTTCCCGGCTGTGGCGGCATACGGCCAGCAAATGACGGAGGCTTACACGCCTATCCAAACCTCGCTGAAAGCGCTCGCAGTTGAACGTAAAATCTCACTTTCTGCTACACTTTCGCGGGAAGAACAAGGCCGGCTCGACTCGCTGGCAACAACCCCTGAAAACCTTTTTGACTCGACTTACATGGACATGATGGCAAGACATCACCTGTCTCAGCAGCGGTTGTACAATCAGGCGGCAACAAATGCTTCGGATAATGCATTGAAAGAATGGGCTGCAAGCCAGCTGCCGGCCATTGTAAACCGGCTTGATAAAGCGAAAGCAATGCACGATACGCTGGTCAGCAGCAGATGA
- a CDS encoding PAS domain S-box protein: MIKTREKGSAEKETLVSEIIYHDLFALNPHPMWVYDTTTLRILEVNHAALAHYGYSREEFFTLSVDDLVVCTEQAPSYDTLQELLAMPFSKPACRHRKKNGQVIDVEVKRRSITLQGREAELVVAADITDLSEAEHRRMLEFQRLRDAQKIAKVGYWRREIDQDISEWSAEMYELYGQDPVTFIPTYENLIACFHPDDRHLLNDETFARLHTHGFSDFEHRIITHSGEIKWVFQRLQFEHDHRNNVVAIKGIIQDITEKHEADEKLQEKEHRFKVLVQEGADLIAIQDYQGSYEFVSESSKPILGIPCEKLTGTNFFDYIHPDDRPSLQNLFGRLCHERQVRSEPFRFRAASGNYRWMRTIATDLTLDPAIKGIVTNTRDITETVLKNHALLLSNERYKMILRAANEAVYAWDIKLNVIEWGSGFQEIFGYDLLTADNRLWTDHIYPDDRDRVLCQMGHARNDASMEVLVFECRFVKANGETAQVEHRVVFTRDKFGRAIRAVGSVKDITAYKQSLLKIKLQNEKLKEIAWAQSHIVRAPLARMMGLIELLNTGGCDSMSEAEIMNHIRTSAEELDKIIKDIVSKAKPSWVAN, translated from the coding sequence ATGATTAAGACGAGAGAGAAAGGATCTGCGGAAAAAGAAACATTGGTATCGGAAATCATCTATCATGATTTATTTGCGCTAAACCCGCATCCGATGTGGGTTTACGATACCACAACCCTCAGGATTCTGGAAGTGAACCATGCTGCCCTGGCGCATTATGGTTATTCCAGAGAAGAGTTCTTCACACTTTCAGTAGACGATCTGGTTGTGTGTACTGAACAAGCCCCTTCCTATGATACCTTGCAGGAGCTGCTTGCCATGCCATTTTCCAAACCTGCATGCAGGCACAGGAAAAAGAACGGGCAAGTGATAGACGTGGAGGTAAAGCGTAGGAGCATTACCCTGCAGGGGCGTGAGGCTGAACTGGTGGTAGCAGCGGATATTACTGACCTCAGTGAAGCAGAACATCGCCGGATGCTGGAATTTCAGCGTTTACGGGATGCCCAGAAAATTGCAAAGGTCGGATATTGGCGCCGTGAGATAGACCAGGATATCTCGGAATGGTCGGCGGAAATGTACGAGCTTTATGGCCAGGACCCTGTCACATTTATACCCACCTATGAAAATCTGATCGCCTGCTTTCACCCTGACGACCGGCACCTGCTCAACGATGAGACATTTGCACGGCTGCATACCCACGGGTTTTCAGATTTTGAACACCGGATCATTACCCATTCAGGAGAAATCAAATGGGTATTTCAGCGCCTGCAGTTTGAGCATGACCATCGCAACAACGTGGTTGCGATCAAGGGTATTATCCAGGATATTACCGAAAAGCACGAGGCTGACGAAAAGCTGCAGGAAAAGGAACACCGTTTTAAGGTGCTCGTTCAGGAGGGGGCTGACCTGATTGCTATTCAGGACTACCAGGGGTCCTATGAGTTTGTTAGTGAAAGCAGTAAACCAATTCTGGGAATACCGTGTGAAAAGCTGACCGGAACGAACTTTTTTGACTACATTCATCCCGACGACCGTCCTTCCCTGCAAAATCTTTTTGGCCGCCTGTGCCATGAGCGGCAGGTACGCAGTGAGCCGTTCCGGTTTCGAGCGGCTTCCGGAAATTATCGCTGGATGAGGACGATTGCCACGGATCTGACGCTTGATCCGGCCATTAAAGGTATTGTAACCAATACCCGGGACATTACAGAAACAGTATTGAAGAACCATGCCCTGCTTTTAAGCAATGAGCGGTACAAAATGATCCTCCGCGCAGCAAATGAAGCGGTTTATGCATGGGACATCAAACTTAATGTGATCGAATGGGGAAGCGGTTTTCAGGAAATTTTCGGCTACGATCTTTTAACTGCCGATAACAGGCTCTGGACCGACCACATTTATCCTGATGACAGGGATCGCGTACTTTGTCAGATGGGTCATGCGCGCAATGATGCCAGCATGGAAGTACTGGTGTTTGAATGCAGGTTTGTGAAGGCCAACGGAGAGACGGCGCAGGTGGAGCATCGTGTTGTTTTTACCCGCGACAAGTTTGGAAGGGCAATCAGGGCAGTAGGTTCGGTAAAAGATATTACTGCTTACAAGCAAAGCTTATTGAAAATTAAGCTTCAGAATGAGAAATTAAAGGAAATTGCCTGGGCCCAGTCTCACATTGTCAGGGCGCCGCTTGCCAGGATGATGGGACTGATCGAGCTTTTGAATACAGGTGGATGCGACAGCATGAGTGAGGCGGAAATTATGAACCATATCAGGACCTCGGCTGAGGAACTGGACAAAATCATTAAAGATATCGTAAGCAAAGCCAAGCCGTCATGGGTAGCAAATTGA
- a CDS encoding response regulator — MGSKLKIILVDDDKIMLFLHEMFLKKSGVNNETILCGNGQEALDLLDKYNNPEEVFLVLLDINMPVMNGWEFLSAIRNKIYPHQIWVVMVSSATEDAERDRAFTYPHVIDYLQKPLTIESCNQLRESAELRAYF; from the coding sequence ATGGGTAGCAAATTGAAGATTATACTGGTGGATGATGATAAGATCATGTTGTTTTTACATGAAATGTTTCTGAAAAAAAGCGGGGTAAATAACGAAACAATACTATGCGGTAACGGTCAGGAAGCACTGGACCTGCTCGACAAATACAACAATCCGGAGGAGGTCTTTCTTGTGCTGCTTGATATTAACATGCCGGTGATGAATGGCTGGGAATTCCTCAGCGCAATCCGGAACAAGATCTATCCCCATCAGATCTGGGTCGTGATGGTCAGTTCGGCAACCGAAGACGCTGAGCGCGACAGGGCATTTACTTACCCGCACGTCATCGATTATCTTCAGAAACCATTAACAATCGAGAGCTGTAACCAGCTCAGGGAGTCTGCCGAGTTGAGGGCATATTTCTGA
- a CDS encoding ArnT family glycosyltransferase, whose amino-acid sequence MNSIQNNLYGRAWWFLAIGILLNIPGLWLDIMEPDGALYATIAKHIVLHRDWLNLFGDGHDWLDKPHFPFWMAALSYKLFGITGFGYKLPAFLFWLAGIYYTYLTARDLFNRPTAILSITIYAVALHSTLFNFDVRAEPYLTTCIVGAVWHMLRASRGAWLHLLPAALFAACGVMTKGIFVLATIGGGWVIYWIIAGQWQEFLNYRWWIFAALCLLFIMPELYSLYTQFDLHPEKIVFGRTHVSGIRFFFWDSQFGRFFNTGPIKGSGSPAFFLHTTLWAFLPWSAALTGAVIYLVRFDREREPARWIVYGSTLITFALFSFSGFQLPHYIVILFPYFAIISAFFLQSGASAKVLKALTIIQVITLLATGVAIGWLLFRTGIDSKIQAGIITLVLIVAGLFLRGRSMLESFLIKGYAVAAVMYVFLFFFFYPFLLQYQAGRQAAVDIPQSHQAVPAAIYGVLSYSFEFYAPQDVQVVRNQQALGEFLANKPCYLFTSKTIADSLLHSGLKASTVAEKPYYRITRLKPAFINQKTRSDVTEARSLLYVN is encoded by the coding sequence TTGAATTCCATCCAAAATAACCTTTACGGCCGGGCATGGTGGTTTCTGGCCATCGGCATCCTGCTGAACATACCAGGTTTGTGGCTCGACATCATGGAGCCCGACGGTGCATTGTACGCTACTATAGCCAAGCACATTGTACTGCACCGTGACTGGCTTAACCTTTTCGGCGACGGCCACGACTGGCTCGACAAGCCTCATTTTCCCTTCTGGATGGCCGCTCTGAGTTACAAGCTCTTCGGGATTACAGGCTTTGGGTACAAGCTGCCTGCTTTTTTATTCTGGCTCGCGGGCATTTATTACACCTACCTCACTGCCCGGGACCTCTTCAACCGGCCCACGGCAATTTTGTCGATCACTATCTACGCAGTAGCACTCCATAGTACGCTTTTCAACTTTGATGTACGGGCCGAGCCTTATCTTACCACCTGCATTGTAGGGGCTGTGTGGCACATGCTGCGGGCGAGCCGGGGTGCGTGGCTGCATCTTTTACCGGCTGCACTTTTTGCTGCATGCGGTGTGATGACCAAAGGTATTTTTGTGCTGGCTACGATCGGCGGGGGTTGGGTGATCTACTGGATAATTGCCGGTCAGTGGCAGGAGTTCCTCAATTACAGATGGTGGATCTTTGCGGCTTTGTGCCTGCTGTTTATCATGCCGGAGCTTTATTCGCTGTATACCCAGTTTGACCTGCATCCGGAAAAGATCGTTTTCGGGCGGACCCATGTCTCAGGTATCCGGTTCTTTTTTTGGGATAGCCAGTTTGGGCGCTTCTTTAATACCGGGCCGATTAAGGGAAGCGGGAGTCCTGCTTTCTTTTTGCATACAACCTTATGGGCATTTTTGCCCTGGTCTGCCGCACTTACGGGGGCTGTAATTTACCTCGTCCGTTTTGATCGTGAGCGTGAGCCTGCCAGGTGGATCGTGTACGGAAGTACACTGATTACCTTTGCCCTGTTTTCGTTTTCGGGCTTTCAGCTTCCGCATTATATTGTGATCCTGTTTCCCTACTTTGCGATCATCAGCGCATTTTTCCTGCAATCCGGTGCAAGTGCGAAGGTGCTTAAAGCACTGACCATTATTCAGGTTATTACGCTGCTGGCGACCGGTGTGGCTATTGGGTGGCTTCTTTTTAGAACCGGTATTGACAGCAAAATTCAGGCAGGCATTATTACCCTGGTGCTGATCGTCGCGGGTTTGTTCCTGCGCGGCCGCAGTATGCTCGAATCTTTCCTCATCAAAGGATATGCAGTGGCGGCAGTGATGTACGTATTTCTCTTCTTCTTCTTTTATCCGTTTCTGCTGCAGTACCAGGCTGGCCGGCAGGCTGCGGTAGATATTCCGCAGTCGCATCAGGCTGTGCCTGCCGCGATTTATGGCGTATTATCCTATTCTTTTGAGTTTTACGCACCACAGGATGTACAGGTTGTCCGCAACCAGCAGGCTTTGGGCGAATTTCTTGCCAATAAACCCTGCTACCTCTTTACCAGCAAAACAATAGCAGACAGCCTGCTGCATTCAGGCCTGAAAGCCAGTACGGTAGCAGAAAAACCCTACTATCGCATTACCAGACTGAAACCGGCATTTATTAATCAGAAAACGCGCTCGGATGTGACCGAGGCACGCAGCTTGTTATACGTAAATTGA
- a CDS encoding response regulator, which translates to MNIVLLDEHLLLTEALQILLLRMPEVAEVRIYNDGKDLLANTISNPPDVLIMDLMLNGMTGLEMLDVCRTTLPKEMKIIILSTISDAQTVRYTIRKGANSFLSKSTPLDELQDAIRQVFAGRQYIGKSIRDNLANSVFTDEQIILHLSPREKEVLQKVCSGRTIKEIAYELKLSAHTVQYYHRSVMHKLKVKRTTDLIVQAMKHGLYVPDGK; encoded by the coding sequence ATGAATATAGTTCTTCTGGACGAACACCTGTTATTGACTGAGGCGCTGCAGATTTTACTATTACGCATGCCCGAGGTTGCCGAAGTCAGGATTTACAATGATGGCAAGGACCTGCTTGCCAATACCATCAGCAACCCGCCTGACGTGCTCATCATGGACCTAATGCTGAATGGAATGACCGGGCTCGAAATGCTTGATGTATGCAGAACCACCCTTCCGAAAGAGATGAAGATCATCATCCTTTCTACTATCAGTGATGCACAAACGGTACGTTATACGATCAGAAAAGGAGCAAACAGTTTTCTTTCGAAATCTACCCCGCTGGATGAGTTGCAGGATGCCATAAGGCAGGTTTTTGCCGGGAGGCAATACATTGGGAAAAGCATTCGCGATAACCTTGCGAACAGTGTTTTTACGGACGAGCAGATTATCCTGCATCTGTCGCCAAGAGAAAAGGAGGTCCTGCAGAAGGTATGCAGCGGCAGGACCATTAAAGAGATTGCGTATGAGCTGAAGCTGAGTGCACACACGGTGCAGTACTATCACCGGAGTGTGATGCACAAGCTGAAAGTCAAGCGTACCACCGACCTAATTGTGCAGGCCATGAAGCACGGACTTTACGTGCCTGACGGCAAATAG